Within the Sphingobium baderi genome, the region CCGGGGCAATATCGAGGCCGGGGAAGCCGCGCGGCTGATCGTCGTTCGCCGGGGAGCCGGGCAATGAGCGGCGGAGACTCTCGCGGTAGTCGCGGTCCCCGCGGGCGCGGTCCTGACGATCGCGCGGAGGAACTCGACCTCGACGGCTATCAGGCGGACCGCCCTCGTCCCGGCGAGACTCCGCGTGGCCCCGCGCTGCTCGATCTCAAGACGCGGTGGCAGACGCTGACGGCTCGTCAGCAGCTGCGGTTGAGGCAGCTTGGCGTTGCCGGTGCGATCGGCGTGCTGGGGCTCGGCCTCTACACGGCGAGCGGCGACAAGACCGAGCAGGCCGCGCCATCGCCCAGCTCGAAGCTCGACATGGGCGCAGGCCTTCGCGGCGACAGCCTCGAGGTCAAGCTGCGCGGCGACCTCCAGAAGATCCTCGACGGCCAGCAATTGCTCGGCGATCGCGTCACCGCCATCGAGGAAGGCAAGGTCGTACCCGGTTCCGGCACGCCGCCCCATGCGCTGGACGGCGATCTGCCTCCGGCGATCCCCGGCGCGGTTCCCGATTTTCCCGAACCGCCCGCGACCGGTGACATCGATCCGTCCGTCGCGAAGCCGCCCGCGCCGCCTGCCGCTCCGCCCGCGCCTCCGGCCCCGCCGGTCGAGAAGACCGTGGGCGCGATCGGCGCCGCAACCAGTCCGGTCGCGGCCGCCGATGGGGCACAGGCCGCTAAAAAAAAGACGCGGACCATCTATTTGCCACCTGGTTTCATGAAGGCGCGGCTCCTCACCGGGATCGATGCGCTGGCGAGCCGGGATGCGACCAACAATCCCGAGCCGTTGATCGCGCGGGTGCAAGCCCCCGCCGTCCTGCCCAATGACGTCAAGGCCAACCTCGCCGGCTGCTTCGTCATCGGCAACGCCACCGGGTCGCTCGCGAAGGAACGGGTCGAGATCCAGTTGGTCAGTCTCTCCTGCGTCGATTTCGACGAACGCTCGGTCGTCGACCAGCCCATCAAGGGCTTCTTCGTCGACGCCGACGGCAAGAAGGGCCTCTCCGGCAAGGTCGTGACCCGCGCCGGCGCGGCGCTTGCCCGCGCGTTCATCGCCGGGACCATCACCGGGGTCGCCGATACCGTCCAGAACACGATCGGCGACGTCTCGACCTCGGCGCTGGGTTCGGTGCGCACGCTCGATGCGGGCGACGCCGCCAAGGCCGGCATCGCCGGCGGCCTGTCGCGATCGTCCGAGAAGCTCACCGATTTCTATCTAGATCTCGCGCGCCAGGCGGGGCCGATCGTCGAGGTCGGCGCGGCGAAGGACGTCGTGGTCGTGATCCAGGAGGGCGTCACCCTCGAAATCAAGCCGACCGCCGGAAGCAAGTTCTGATGCGCCGGCCTCTCATCCAACAGGGAGTATCGCCCATGCGGCCTCTATCGCCCGCGCGCCGATCGCGCGCCCTCTCCCCGCTTCTTCCGGTCTGCGCCGCCTTCATGCTGAGCGGCTGCGCGACGCTGGGTTCGGTCATGTCGCCCTATAGCGAGAAGTTCAGTTGCAAAAATAACGATCACGGCCAGTGCATCCACCCTGAGAAGGCCTATGCCGATGCCGTTGCGGGCGTCGCGTCGAAGTCCGATCCGGCGGTCACCAGGGACAGGAAACTGATCAGGGACAGCAAGCCTGCGCGCGGTTCGGGCGGATCAGGCTCGGGCAGAGCGGCATCGGGCGCCTTCGCCGGCTATCGCGACAGCGTCTATCGCGAGCTTCAGGGGCTGATCGAGCAGCCGGTCACGCCGATGCTCAAGCCCTCGCGTTCGGTCCGCACGCTGATCCTGCCCTATGCCGACCGCCAGCGGCCCGACCGGCTCTACATGCCGCGCTATGTCTATTCGCTGGTCGAGCGCCCGCAATGGGTCGTCGGCGACTATCTCGTCGCCCCGGTTTCGCCCGCGTCCCGCGCGAACGTGCTCGAACAGGTCCGGGACCGCCCGGACGACGGGCCGAACGATGCGGGGCCACGGCCATGACCAGCTATCAATCGGGCATGACGCTGGCGCGGCTGCGCCGCAGCGTCGAGCGCGACAGCTATTCCGATTTCCTGCCGCTCGCCGCCTGGGTCGAGGAAGAACAGGCC harbors:
- a CDS encoding TraB/VirB10 family protein yields the protein MSGGDSRGSRGPRGRGPDDRAEELDLDGYQADRPRPGETPRGPALLDLKTRWQTLTARQQLRLRQLGVAGAIGVLGLGLYTASGDKTEQAAPSPSSKLDMGAGLRGDSLEVKLRGDLQKILDGQQLLGDRVTAIEEGKVVPGSGTPPHALDGDLPPAIPGAVPDFPEPPATGDIDPSVAKPPAPPAAPPAPPAPPVEKTVGAIGAATSPVAAADGAQAAKKKTRTIYLPPGFMKARLLTGIDALASRDATNNPEPLIARVQAPAVLPNDVKANLAGCFVIGNATGSLAKERVEIQLVSLSCVDFDERSVVDQPIKGFFVDADGKKGLSGKVVTRAGAALARAFIAGTITGVADTVQNTIGDVSTSALGSVRTLDAGDAAKAGIAGGLSRSSEKLTDFYLDLARQAGPIVEVGAAKDVVVVIQEGVTLEIKPTAGSKF
- a CDS encoding TraV family lipoprotein — protein: MRPLSPARRSRALSPLLPVCAAFMLSGCATLGSVMSPYSEKFSCKNNDHGQCIHPEKAYADAVAGVASKSDPAVTRDRKLIRDSKPARGSGGSGSGRAASGAFAGYRDSVYRELQGLIEQPVTPMLKPSRSVRTLILPYADRQRPDRLYMPRYVYSLVERPQWVVGDYLVAPVSPASRANVLEQVRDRPDDGPNDAGPRP